In Daucus carota subsp. sativus chromosome 4, DH1 v3.0, whole genome shotgun sequence, one DNA window encodes the following:
- the LOC108217736 gene encoding uncharacterized protein LOC108217736, translated as MGLCVQCGTRSNPCRCKVVGPTLGFVAMVVTAVVEWPVGAVVYIFKHAKGRRIMGHPATVVYPKVSRCIPI; from the coding sequence ATGGGGTTATGCGTGCAGTGTGGTACTCGCAGCAACCCATGCAGGTGTAAGGTAGTGGGACCGACGCTTGGATTTGTGGCCATGGTTGTGACGGCGGTGGTGGAGTGGCCGGTGGGAGCTGTGGTTTACATATTCAAGCACGCTAAGGGGAGACGTATAATGGGTCATCCGGCCACCGTGGTGTATCCTAAGGTCAGCCGTTGTATTCCCATCTAG
- the LOC108216899 gene encoding uncharacterized protein LOC108216899: MDGEAEYAAATAGDSEAIVDWEKLADLEINYEAIHHTVTKYRDFAHREFITEKLANKELLFKLNGDDETALHLAAKKGHLEVCDALIAAARILDSRSATDIHPSHPISSCYEYVWHRNRHKETALHLALTNAHLDTAWAIIGESIPRSGRDIKNHLGETPVYLAIKLGYEDIIKPMCESWKDSVPLDGPDDTSTALHTAIINFPREKGRSHLIIELIKSRKRDKMSYSGYEAVFDKTDQKYDTVLSLSVREFQFEVVETILAEDPAYKNGRVRKSKDFIFLLSVVPRKPEKEYTNMINLLKRSYQAKKDIGHENQTALHTAIIKRDEDSVLRLLKDHGDELASKADFERWTPLHYAAYYDFESVLDKLHVGYKAEEYESANKKWWVPTPLHVAAREGHTFTLIKLMELLPTYLYVAADSLTRQNILHLAVLASEKDMVVHILKKCPEEHIKKILNQQDVNGDTPLHLLIRDGCFVPELIKHEKVDRTLKNKQQWTSFDMLYFKDQIVADQVKIKKALDDFQAQDQQRNFWQTLMSWRGSINKKSKMPKSLLAPSRLRRKNAEFVKGKKLLIKKNLMQKKDELDRYRQRTNTQIIVTALITTVAFTVGFTMPGGLYQDGDLKGMVVLSNKKAFIAFMVCDALALLLSTSSLFLYFIASMYEDPHSVSRLNNASAGLNIVSVIAMMLTFITGTYLVLSHSRALAITVCVISSFFFLLVVIGLLIKWRYDRRQEKLNEV; encoded by the exons ATGGATGGTGAAGCAGAGTACGCGGCTGCCACAGCCGGGGATAGTGAGGCCATTGTTGATTGGGAGAAGCTAGCAGATCTGGAGATCAACTATGAAGCTATTCATCACACTGTAACCAAGTATAGAGATTTTGCACACAGAGAATTCATAACTGAGAAGCTTGCAAACAAAGAACTATTGTTCAAGTTGAACGGTGATGATGAAACTGCACTTCACCTTGCAGCCAAGAAGGGACACTTAGAAGTGTGTGATGCCCTCATTGCTGCAGCCAGAATACTGGATTCTCGATCAGCTACTGATATTCATCCCTCGCATCCAATAAGTTCATGTTATGAATATGTGTGGCATCGTAATCGACATAAGGAGACTGCCTTACACCTAGCACTCACCAATGCTCACCTGGATACTGCTTGGGCAATAATAGGGGAGAGCATTCCACGTAGTGGACGTGATATCAAAAACCATCTCGGTGAAACTCCAGTCTACCTTGCCATCAAATTAGGCTACGAAGATATTATCAAACCGATGTGCGAGTCCTGGAAAGATAGTGTACCTCTAGATGGTCCTGATGATACTTCAACTGCTTTGCACACTGCTATTATCAACTTCCCAAGAG AAAAAGGGAGGAGTCATTTGATTATAGAATTGATAAAATCCCGCAAAAGAGATAAAATGTCATATTCGGGTTACGAAGCGGTATTTGATAAAACTGACCAGAAATATGACACTGTCTTAAGCCTGTCAGTTCGAGAATTTCAATTTGAAGTGGTTGAGACGATATTAGCTGAAGATCCTGCATATAAAAATGGACGTGTGAGAAAAAGTAAGGATTTCATATTTCTACTCTCCGTAGTTCCCAGGAAGCCGGAAAAGGAGTACACAAATATGATCAACTTACTCAAGAGAAGTTACCAAGCCAAAAAAGACATTGGGCATGAAAATCAGACAGCTCTGCATACTGCTATTATAAAACGCGATGAAG ATTCTGTACTTAGACTCTTGAAAGACCATGGTGACGAACTAGCAAGTAAAGCTGACTTTGAACGGTGGACACCCCTGCATTACGCTGCATATTATGATTTTGAATCGGTACTTGATAAACTACATGTTGGGTATAAAGCGGAGGAGTACGAGTCTGCGAACAAAAAATGGTGGGTACCAACACCACTTCACGTGGCAGCGAGAGAAGGGCACACTTTTACATTGATAAAACTTATGGAACTATTACCAACTTATTTATATGTCGCTGCTGATAGCCTTACTCGTCAAAATATACTACACTTAGCGGTGCTTGCAAGTGAAAAAGATATGGTAGTGCACATTTTAAAGAAGTGTCCAGAAGAGCATATTAAAAAGATTCTGAATCAGCAGGATGTCAACGGTGATACACCGCTTCATCTGCTCATTCGCgacggttgttttgttccagaaCTCATAAAGCATGAGAAGGTTGATAGAACGCTGAAAAACAAACAACAGTGGACTTCTTTCGACATGTTGTATTTTAAAGATCAAATCGTAGCAGATCAG GTAAAAATTAAGAAAGCACTTGATGATTTCCAAGCTCAAGATCAGCAACGGAATTTTTGGCAAACCTTGATGTCATGGCGGGGAAGCATCAATAAGAAATCTAAAATGCCAAAAAGTTTACTGGCCCCTAGTAGACTGAGGAGAAAAAATGCTGAATTTGTGAAAGGCAAGAAattgttgataaaaaaaaatcttatgcAAAAGAAGGATGAGCTTGATCGGTACAGGCAAAGGACCAACACTCAAATTATTGTTACAGCTCTCATTACTACAGTAGCTTTTACGGTTGGATTCACGATGCCTGGCGGATTATATCAAGATGGGGATCTGAAAGGAATGGTAGTACTTTCCAACAAGAAAGCTTTCATTGCATTTATGGTATGTGATGCACTAGCTCTCCTACTATCAACGTCTTCCTTGTTCCTCTACTTTATCGCTTCCATGTATGAAGATCCCCACAGTGTGTCAAGACTCAATAATGCATCAGCTGGCCTCAACATCGTTTCTGTTATCGCCATGATGTTAACTTTTATCACCGGAACTTATCTGGTGTTATCCCACTCGCGAGCATTGGCCATTACTGTCTGCGTCATATCTAGCTTTTTTTTCCTTCTCGTTGTTATTGGTCTATTGATCAAGTGGAGATACGATCgaagacaagaaaagcttaatgAAGTTTGA